A region from the Paenarthrobacter aurescens genome encodes:
- a CDS encoding SpaH/EbpB family LPXTG-anchored major pilin — translation MSNQSSRRLWKAAATTIAGAVLAMSFSAAPASAAPLVDGDQIGSITVHKFERPDTPTGLPNNGTAVDTTGLTALAGIEFTIQQVNTIDLATNAGWDAAHNLSSVFSPADPAGSITGAGFTLGTGTAQVTDAAGTASFGNLPVGLYLVTETNYPAGVTPSAPFLVSVPLTDPDNNDNWIYDVHVYPKNSITGAEKIVTDAPDVKLGDQIDFTITGDIPNEAVIDGYKIVDQLDEKLTYLGASATLVDGTVITEGTHYTVAFDADTNTVSIIFTPAGLAVLAANNDTKVQVVVNTAVNTIGEIENDAMVYPNLGSFTTVPGQPGGPIVTPPVVTKWGEMTLQKTNENDAALAGASFSVYTNEADALAGTNAVVLNGQSTFTVAADGTLTISGLRYSDWANGAAVLPGSADFRTYYLVETTAPEGYELLAEPISFLINSTSTTVGIDLNVKNIPSNGGFELPLTGGVGTGLLYAAGALLVTGAGLLLVRSRRNSTNS, via the coding sequence GTGAGTAATCAAAGCTCCCGGCGCCTTTGGAAGGCCGCCGCCACCACGATTGCCGGAGCGGTTTTGGCAATGTCCTTCTCCGCCGCGCCGGCCTCAGCCGCTCCGCTGGTCGACGGAGACCAGATTGGTTCCATCACCGTTCACAAGTTCGAGCGCCCGGACACTCCCACCGGACTGCCCAACAACGGCACGGCAGTGGACACCACAGGGCTGACCGCCCTTGCCGGAATCGAATTCACCATTCAGCAGGTCAACACCATCGACCTCGCCACGAATGCCGGCTGGGACGCAGCTCATAACCTGAGCAGTGTCTTCTCCCCCGCCGATCCCGCAGGATCCATCACAGGTGCAGGGTTCACCCTGGGTACCGGCACCGCGCAGGTCACCGACGCCGCGGGCACCGCATCGTTCGGCAACCTCCCCGTTGGCCTTTACTTGGTAACGGAAACCAACTACCCGGCAGGCGTCACACCGTCAGCTCCGTTCCTTGTTTCGGTCCCCCTGACGGATCCGGACAACAACGACAACTGGATCTACGACGTCCACGTGTACCCCAAGAACTCCATCACGGGTGCAGAGAAGATCGTCACGGACGCCCCTGACGTCAAGCTCGGCGACCAGATTGACTTCACCATCACCGGTGACATCCCCAACGAAGCAGTCATTGATGGCTACAAGATCGTGGACCAGCTGGATGAGAAGCTGACCTACCTTGGCGCCTCCGCCACCTTGGTTGATGGCACGGTCATCACCGAAGGTACCCACTACACGGTTGCCTTCGATGCTGACACCAACACCGTCTCCATCATCTTCACCCCGGCTGGCCTCGCAGTGCTGGCTGCCAACAACGACACCAAGGTTCAGGTTGTTGTAAACACCGCCGTCAACACCATCGGCGAGATCGAGAACGACGCCATGGTTTACCCGAACCTGGGCAGCTTCACCACCGTTCCCGGCCAGCCCGGCGGCCCCATCGTTACTCCCCCGGTTGTTACCAAGTGGGGCGAAATGACCCTCCAGAAGACCAACGAAAACGACGCTGCCCTTGCCGGCGCTTCTTTCTCGGTCTACACCAATGAGGCTGATGCATTGGCCGGAACCAACGCTGTTGTCCTCAACGGTCAGAGCACCTTTACGGTTGCTGCCGATGGAACCCTCACCATCTCCGGTCTGCGTTACTCCGACTGGGCCAACGGCGCTGCAGTACTGCCCGGCTCCGCTGATTTCCGCACGTACTACCTGGTGGAAACCACCGCGCCGGAAGGCTACGAGCTGCTCGCAGAGCCGATCTCCTTCCTGATCAACTCCACCAGCACCACGGTGGGTATTGACCTCAACGTCAAGAACATCCCGTCCAACGGTGGCTTCGAACTGCCGCTCACCGGTGGCGTTGGCACCGGTCTGCTCTACGCAGCCGGCGCACTGCTGGTAACCGGCGCCGGACTCCTGCTGGTCCGCTCACGCCGCAACAGCACCAACAGCTAG
- a CDS encoding class C sortase — MSKHQDSKLRPLQRFRNRWSTQRIIIVVVAILGVGVMLYPTAASWFSDRVHATDISGYVDSVENLSPSAQKTLLDEARLFNKELPSGPLRDPYSLNENGEKMVVGAGSDAYKKMLDVGPGGMMGRLSIPSIHSDLPIFHGTDDETLSKGAGHLFGSGLPVGGTGTHSVLTAHSGFVNATLFDDLDQVREGDVFSITVLGESFYYKVDQIKTVLPEETDDLRKVQDKDYVTLVTCTPTGVNSHRLLVRGERVDAPAAGSSQTLPSQALDPGFPWWALALLGTAVLIVAATHPRKARPKPTTPDPKPAGDEDLADSLLR; from the coding sequence ATGTCAAAGCACCAAGATTCCAAACTTCGGCCGCTGCAACGTTTCCGCAACAGATGGAGCACCCAACGCATCATCATTGTGGTGGTGGCAATTCTCGGCGTGGGAGTGATGCTGTACCCCACCGCCGCTTCCTGGTTCTCCGACCGCGTTCATGCGACGGACATCAGCGGCTACGTGGATAGCGTGGAGAACCTTTCCCCGTCAGCCCAAAAGACACTCCTGGATGAGGCCCGGCTGTTCAACAAGGAGCTGCCATCCGGACCGCTTCGCGATCCGTACTCCTTGAATGAGAACGGGGAGAAGATGGTGGTGGGAGCAGGTTCGGACGCGTACAAGAAAATGCTCGACGTCGGTCCAGGCGGCATGATGGGACGTCTAAGTATTCCCTCCATCCACTCGGATTTGCCCATCTTCCACGGCACCGATGATGAAACGCTGTCCAAGGGTGCCGGCCACCTGTTCGGCTCCGGCCTGCCGGTTGGCGGAACGGGAACCCACAGTGTCCTCACTGCCCACTCCGGCTTCGTCAACGCCACTCTCTTTGACGACCTTGACCAAGTGCGCGAAGGTGACGTCTTCTCCATCACCGTGCTCGGTGAGTCTTTCTACTACAAAGTGGACCAGATCAAAACGGTGCTACCGGAGGAAACGGACGATCTCCGCAAGGTCCAGGACAAGGACTACGTGACTCTGGTGACGTGCACGCCCACAGGGGTTAACAGCCACCGCCTTTTGGTGCGTGGCGAGCGCGTTGACGCTCCAGCCGCCGGTTCTTCCCAAACACTGCCCAGCCAGGCATTGGATCCCGGCTTCCCCTGGTGGGCACTGGCCCTCCTCGGCACCGCCGTCCTCATAGTGGCGGCCACCCACCCGCGCAAAGCCCGGCCCAAGCCAACAACGCCGGACCCTAAACCGGCCGGCGACGAGGATCTGGCCGACTCGCTCCTCCGCTAA
- a CDS encoding MATE family efflux transporter, giving the protein MPQTTITPTRSNAREILRLAVPAFGALIAEPLFLLADSAIVGHLGVDQLAGVGLASTILHTAVGLMVFLAYSTTPAVARAIGDGKLGKALAAGRDGVWLALLLGLALAVVGFVAAEPLVGFMGATGDVRQFAVDYLRWSMPGLAAMLLIFAGTGVLRGLQDTRTPLIVATAGFTVNIILNLFFVYGLNMSVTGSAIGTSIAQWAMAAVYLVMVSRNARHHGVSLKPHWQGIRDMTKVGSWLMLRTLSLRLAILATVLVVTAQGAVNLAAHQLAMTIFSFLAFALDALAIAAQALIGKELGARNAQRVRELTRTMIRWGLGFGVITGVLLAIAAPWAGYLFTSDAGVRSALTVALWVLAVGQPLAGYVFVLDGVLIGAGDARYLAIAGVANLLVYLPLLVAIHQLRPDGEAGLLWLWAAFALGYMLARGVTLGLRARTDRWMVLGSH; this is encoded by the coding sequence GTGCCTCAAACCACAATCACACCCACCCGCTCCAACGCCCGCGAGATACTGCGCCTGGCCGTCCCTGCCTTCGGTGCGCTCATTGCAGAGCCGCTGTTCCTGCTGGCTGACTCAGCCATTGTGGGGCACTTGGGCGTGGACCAGCTGGCAGGCGTCGGCCTCGCATCCACCATCCTGCACACCGCGGTGGGGCTCATGGTCTTCCTGGCATATTCAACGACGCCGGCGGTGGCCCGGGCGATCGGCGACGGCAAATTGGGGAAGGCTTTGGCCGCAGGGCGCGACGGCGTGTGGCTGGCACTGCTGCTCGGATTGGCGCTCGCGGTGGTTGGTTTTGTGGCGGCCGAACCCCTGGTTGGCTTCATGGGGGCCACTGGAGACGTTCGGCAGTTCGCCGTCGATTACCTGAGATGGTCCATGCCGGGCCTGGCTGCGATGCTCCTCATTTTTGCCGGCACCGGCGTCCTGAGAGGGCTGCAGGACACCCGGACTCCGCTGATTGTGGCAACCGCCGGGTTTACTGTGAACATCATCCTTAACCTGTTTTTTGTGTACGGGTTGAACATGTCCGTCACTGGCTCGGCGATTGGCACGAGCATCGCACAGTGGGCCATGGCCGCGGTCTACTTGGTGATGGTCAGCCGGAATGCGCGCCACCACGGAGTATCCCTCAAGCCTCATTGGCAGGGCATCCGGGACATGACCAAAGTGGGTTCCTGGCTCATGCTCCGTACGCTGAGTCTCCGCCTTGCCATCCTGGCCACGGTCTTGGTGGTGACTGCTCAAGGCGCCGTGAATTTGGCAGCGCACCAGTTGGCCATGACCATTTTCTCCTTCCTGGCTTTTGCCTTGGATGCGCTGGCCATCGCCGCGCAGGCCCTGATCGGCAAAGAACTGGGTGCCAGAAACGCCCAGCGCGTGCGTGAGCTGACGCGCACCATGATCCGATGGGGGCTTGGATTCGGTGTGATCACCGGCGTACTCCTGGCCATCGCGGCCCCCTGGGCGGGTTACCTCTTCACCTCGGACGCCGGAGTACGGTCCGCTCTGACCGTCGCCCTCTGGGTCCTCGCCGTGGGGCAGCCGCTGGCCGGCTATGTCTTCGTCCTCGACGGAGTCCTCATCGGCGCCGGTGACGCCCGCTACCTGGCGATTGCCGGCGTCGCGAATCTGCTGGTCTATTTGCCGTTGCTGGTGGCGATCCATCAGCTCAGGCCCGACGGCGAGGCGGGGCTGCTTTGGCTGTGGGCTGCGTTCGCGCTGGGCTACATGCTGGCCCGCGGGGTGACTTTGGGACTGCGGGCGCGGACGGATCGGTGGATGGTGCTGGGTTCGCACTAA
- a CDS encoding antibiotic biosynthesis monooxygenase, with protein sequence MSHEHPVTVSVARTILPGYTRQANAWAHAGQELAREWPGYLGSGWVRNGVDSTEWHMLYRFADAESLQEWEDSEERRWWIDSARDMMETTRVERHTGIEGWFSRPGDVSVVVPETVVPPRWKQAISIFLPFFPLSLLANFLLHPLTQDWPLVFAVLLNIVILTPLMTYIFLPITTRLLQPWLQAKPRRKRRMQAS encoded by the coding sequence GTGTCACATGAGCATCCCGTCACCGTTTCCGTAGCCCGCACCATCCTTCCCGGCTATACCCGGCAAGCCAATGCCTGGGCCCATGCCGGCCAGGAGCTTGCCCGTGAATGGCCCGGATATTTGGGTTCCGGCTGGGTGCGCAATGGGGTGGATTCCACTGAATGGCACATGCTTTACCGCTTCGCCGATGCCGAGTCGCTGCAGGAGTGGGAGGACTCAGAGGAGCGCCGCTGGTGGATCGATAGCGCCAGGGACATGATGGAGACAACCCGGGTTGAGCGGCACACAGGGATTGAGGGGTGGTTCTCGCGTCCCGGAGACGTCTCGGTGGTGGTGCCCGAAACGGTGGTGCCGCCGCGCTGGAAGCAGGCCATCAGCATTTTCCTGCCGTTCTTCCCTCTGAGCCTGCTGGCGAATTTCCTGCTGCACCCTTTGACGCAGGACTGGCCGCTGGTGTTCGCGGTGCTGCTGAACATCGTGATCCTCACGCCACTGATGACTTACATCTTCCTGCCCATCACCACGCGGCTGCTGCAGCCGTGGCTCCAGGCGAAGCCGCGAAGGAAGCGGCGAATGCAGGCTTCTTAG
- a CDS encoding DoxX family protein — MNKPNLTTTALTILRVIAGFLFAAHGWQKFNEFTIAGTQASFAQMGVPGASAVAPVVATLELVGGIALIIGLLTRVFAALLAVNMLGALFLVHAPAGIFVGNDGYELVLLFAGAALALALAGAGRISADAALFGRPGSKLHALA; from the coding sequence ATGAACAAGCCCAACTTGACCACCACAGCCCTGACCATCCTGCGCGTTATCGCAGGATTTCTCTTCGCCGCGCACGGTTGGCAGAAGTTCAACGAATTCACCATTGCCGGCACGCAGGCATCATTCGCCCAAATGGGCGTGCCCGGCGCATCGGCAGTAGCGCCGGTAGTAGCAACCCTTGAACTGGTGGGCGGCATTGCGCTGATCATCGGCCTGCTGACCCGCGTGTTCGCAGCACTCCTGGCCGTCAATATGCTGGGCGCCCTGTTCCTGGTCCATGCTCCGGCGGGAATTTTTGTGGGCAACGACGGGTACGAGCTGGTTCTGCTCTTCGCCGGCGCAGCCCTGGCCCTTGCGCTGGCAGGTGCAGGCAGGATCTCCGCGGATGCAGCACTGTTCGGCCGCCCGGGATCCAAGCTCCACGCCTTGGCATAA
- a CDS encoding acyl-CoA thioesterase, whose protein sequence is MSDDAANSVTLRFLAAPMDVGHSGSVDAGTVLEWVDKAAYAAAVGWAKAYCVTAYVGNIHFTDPVNSGDMVEVTSTIVYTGRSSMHIHTVVSSRDPKGGPETMHSQCMVIFVAVGPDGKPIPVPQFEPSTPAEIEQRDHALARIEVREQIVNAMNAQEYTDAGTAERVVLRFMASPTDVNWGGKVHGGIVMKWIDEAAYVCASRYCGMDTVAVFSGGVRFYRPLLIGHVVEVEARLVYTGAKGMHIAVHVRSGDPKTKVMNLTTYCLTVMVARDETGTAVPVPAWEPVSDEDKKLHAHARELLEIRGRAPGNRLPDHLQKHAGR, encoded by the coding sequence ATGAGCGATGACGCCGCCAACTCAGTGACCCTCCGCTTCCTCGCGGCTCCCATGGACGTCGGACACAGCGGGTCCGTCGACGCCGGCACGGTGCTTGAGTGGGTGGACAAAGCAGCGTATGCGGCAGCGGTTGGCTGGGCCAAGGCATATTGCGTCACAGCGTACGTGGGCAACATCCACTTCACGGATCCGGTCAATAGCGGAGACATGGTGGAAGTGACCTCCACCATCGTCTACACGGGGCGCTCCTCCATGCACATCCACACTGTGGTCAGCTCCCGTGATCCCAAAGGCGGCCCGGAGACCATGCACAGCCAGTGCATGGTGATCTTCGTTGCCGTCGGTCCTGACGGTAAGCCGATTCCGGTACCTCAATTCGAACCGTCCACACCTGCCGAGATCGAGCAGCGCGACCACGCCTTGGCACGCATTGAGGTCCGCGAGCAGATCGTCAACGCAATGAATGCGCAGGAATATACCGACGCCGGGACCGCCGAGCGCGTTGTCCTGCGGTTCATGGCGTCCCCCACGGATGTGAACTGGGGCGGCAAGGTCCACGGAGGCATCGTGATGAAGTGGATTGATGAGGCCGCGTACGTTTGCGCCTCACGCTATTGCGGCATGGACACCGTTGCGGTGTTCTCAGGAGGCGTCCGCTTCTACCGGCCACTCCTGATCGGACACGTCGTGGAAGTGGAGGCGCGCCTGGTTTACACCGGCGCCAAGGGCATGCACATCGCCGTGCACGTCCGCTCCGGTGATCCCAAGACCAAGGTGATGAACCTGACCACCTATTGCCTCACAGTGATGGTGGCACGTGATGAAACGGGGACTGCAGTTCCCGTCCCTGCCTGGGAACCAGTCTCTGATGAAGACAAGAAGCTGCATGCGCATGCCCGCGAGCTGCTCGAAATCCGGGGCAGGGCCCCAGGAAACCGTCTGCCGGACCACCTGCAGAAACACGCTGGACGCTAG
- a CDS encoding LuxR C-terminal-related transcriptional regulator — protein MSVLDYVAKGLGVRIVGAPGSGRTSLLKSVVAKLEEDGATVYTMFAAPALATVPFAGVLSLGLDLRSRTVGILGIVDLLSVQMARTGSHLIAIDDLENLDRESLAVVDVLRRRSNVPLITTVNDRPFQPRTSGYLGSIPEATVSLAPLEYEQISKLITRILGHPAEVNVVANVLTKSGGNLRLAVRIIQTAALSGRVTLKDGRWCMNSPKLMNEHLNGTVEALLQGLRPEEVRALNKMSLLGPSPVDRLVATVGEDVLDHLEYNGLISVIQGPDQSLLAAVFPPIVDDYLRAHTLSSRRILRSAVADHVVAESGDHPARATKDDMLSASISVLRKEMGSNHAAATRYFQQRRDALEESCYQRWQCDRSLPTAVALLRFYWGAPVDIRRVQEVLRRTDTDRGESADLFLFTLSLAWWQFSHEKNLPGAIGTMQALSSREPGLQFEAEGFIAFLRASHGSLPHNAELLANDPGNESQGGIIETIRGMLALYRLDPREAQSKAGLNEGASVYPPFEAFIQGMASLSSGREEAALVMAIECREKALQNVDQFAFVSQSYIAALALLHHGLFDEAEYLMGRAFSLGKPGFLVESLHVAMLRLSSLRDAVPATSTGVTPGFGRRDRGPFPGIGTGLHDLAASRPASARAFDERASRIMEKSLARGFALEAMHTGLFALGLLPGPRVRGHLLAILEDRGMTVHQQLLTVAGAAIEMDLPRLRQLLDTYVLDGDTFQVAMLLRGAEQRCQLSGEPAAASEIRKAAKDFSARFGVVGTLLDFRSEPPGSSLTLREIEVALVAGQQSNQDIAEQFGISIRTVESHISNALRKTDTTTRKQLADLIRNAPKSSVSDANEVSQAIS, from the coding sequence ATGAGTGTCCTGGACTATGTCGCCAAAGGTCTGGGCGTAAGAATTGTTGGCGCACCCGGTAGCGGCCGGACCAGTCTCCTTAAGAGCGTTGTTGCGAAATTGGAAGAAGACGGCGCCACGGTTTACACCATGTTCGCAGCGCCGGCTCTGGCTACCGTGCCTTTTGCGGGTGTTCTTTCATTGGGTTTGGATCTTCGCTCCAGGACCGTCGGGATTCTGGGAATCGTGGACCTTCTGTCCGTGCAGATGGCCCGGACGGGGTCACATTTGATAGCGATCGACGATCTCGAGAATCTGGACCGCGAGTCATTGGCCGTAGTGGACGTGCTGCGGAGAAGAAGCAATGTTCCTTTGATTACCACCGTGAATGATCGGCCGTTTCAGCCCAGAACCTCCGGCTATCTGGGGAGCATCCCTGAGGCCACGGTCTCACTGGCACCGCTGGAATACGAACAAATCAGCAAACTCATCACAAGAATCCTCGGTCATCCGGCAGAAGTGAACGTGGTGGCAAATGTCCTCACCAAATCCGGCGGCAATTTGCGGTTGGCCGTCCGAATCATCCAAACCGCTGCACTTAGTGGTCGTGTGACTCTCAAGGACGGCCGGTGGTGCATGAACAGCCCCAAACTGATGAATGAACATCTCAATGGGACAGTGGAAGCCCTGCTCCAGGGTTTGCGGCCGGAGGAAGTTCGGGCGCTGAACAAGATGTCCCTCCTTGGCCCCAGCCCGGTAGACCGGTTGGTGGCGACTGTTGGCGAGGACGTCCTGGATCACCTCGAGTACAACGGGCTGATCTCGGTCATTCAAGGCCCGGATCAGTCTCTTCTTGCTGCCGTGTTTCCGCCCATTGTGGACGACTACCTGCGCGCACACACCCTGAGCTCACGGAGAATTCTCCGGAGCGCAGTGGCTGATCACGTAGTTGCAGAATCAGGTGACCACCCAGCGCGGGCAACCAAGGATGACATGTTGTCGGCTTCGATTTCGGTACTTCGTAAGGAAATGGGCAGCAACCATGCAGCTGCCACCCGCTACTTCCAGCAGCGCCGCGATGCCCTTGAAGAATCCTGCTACCAGAGGTGGCAATGCGACCGCAGCCTGCCCACAGCTGTCGCGTTGCTGAGGTTCTATTGGGGAGCTCCCGTCGATATCCGCCGAGTCCAGGAAGTTCTGCGCCGAACCGACACTGACCGTGGCGAATCCGCAGATCTTTTCCTGTTTACCCTGTCGCTGGCCTGGTGGCAGTTCTCCCATGAAAAGAACCTGCCCGGCGCGATCGGCACAATGCAGGCTCTGTCTTCCAGGGAACCAGGCCTGCAATTCGAAGCTGAAGGGTTCATAGCGTTCCTTCGGGCATCCCACGGCAGCCTCCCACACAACGCGGAACTTCTTGCCAATGACCCCGGAAACGAATCTCAGGGCGGAATCATTGAAACCATCAGGGGAATGCTGGCGCTTTACCGCCTTGACCCCCGGGAGGCTCAAAGCAAGGCGGGCTTAAACGAGGGAGCGTCCGTTTATCCGCCCTTCGAAGCGTTCATTCAGGGGATGGCTTCGCTATCCAGCGGACGTGAAGAAGCAGCCCTCGTGATGGCAATCGAATGCCGGGAAAAGGCTTTGCAGAATGTGGATCAGTTTGCCTTCGTCAGCCAGAGCTATATAGCTGCACTCGCCCTCCTCCATCACGGTCTGTTCGACGAAGCCGAATATCTCATGGGACGTGCCTTTTCGTTGGGGAAGCCGGGATTTCTGGTGGAGTCTTTGCACGTAGCCATGCTGCGTTTATCTTCCCTTCGGGACGCGGTTCCAGCCACTTCAACGGGAGTGACACCGGGTTTCGGCAGGAGGGACCGTGGGCCGTTCCCTGGCATCGGAACAGGTTTACATGATCTCGCCGCCAGCCGCCCGGCCAGCGCCAGAGCCTTCGACGAGCGAGCCAGCAGAATCATGGAGAAGTCCCTTGCGCGAGGCTTTGCTTTGGAAGCCATGCATACGGGACTTTTCGCACTGGGCCTCCTGCCCGGACCCCGGGTAAGGGGCCACCTCCTGGCGATTCTGGAGGATCGCGGAATGACTGTGCACCAGCAGCTTCTGACTGTTGCGGGTGCCGCCATAGAGATGGACCTTCCCCGCCTGCGTCAGCTGCTGGATACCTACGTGCTGGATGGAGATACATTCCAAGTAGCCATGCTCCTGCGCGGAGCCGAGCAGAGGTGCCAACTCAGCGGCGAGCCCGCAGCTGCAAGCGAGATCCGAAAGGCCGCCAAGGACTTTTCCGCCCGTTTTGGCGTGGTGGGGACGTTGCTTGATTTCCGGTCTGAGCCTCCCGGCTCGTCCTTGACGTTGAGAGAGATCGAAGTTGCCCTCGTCGCCGGGCAACAGAGCAACCAGGACATTGCTGAGCAATTTGGCATCAGCATCCGGACTGTGGAGAGCCATATCTCCAATGCCCTGCGAAAAACCGACACAACCACCCGTAAACAACTCGCAGATCTCATCCGAAACGCACCCAAATCCTCAGTCTCAGATGCCAATGAGGTTTCACAGGCCATCTCCTAG
- a CDS encoding response regulator transcription factor, giving the protein MSAGSIAVVDGTLPELESNVVDLLHDSYRVLVYGGVLHSSRVLRLVDLGVRGYVPETATLPVLLAAVKSVGADGTHLPFDPASGRNSLPLTTAEEVAANAYFLSDEQLPRSEVARKLGIADSTLRNQLASVRRKLGIPPQASRTAVSRRYRATVRQPLPRRQSV; this is encoded by the coding sequence TTGTCCGCAGGCAGCATTGCCGTGGTTGACGGGACCTTGCCCGAGCTGGAAAGCAATGTGGTGGATCTGTTGCATGACAGCTACAGGGTGCTCGTCTACGGCGGCGTGCTCCACAGCTCCCGGGTTCTTCGCCTGGTGGACCTCGGCGTCCGCGGTTACGTTCCTGAAACGGCTACTCTTCCGGTCCTGTTGGCTGCGGTCAAGAGCGTTGGCGCTGACGGAACACATCTGCCGTTTGATCCTGCTTCCGGCCGGAATTCCCTTCCCCTAACCACTGCCGAAGAGGTAGCGGCCAACGCCTACTTCCTCAGTGATGAGCAGCTACCTCGGAGTGAAGTGGCGAGGAAACTTGGCATTGCAGATTCAACGTTGCGCAATCAGCTTGCCTCGGTCCGACGAAAATTGGGAATCCCCCCGCAGGCCAGCCGGACGGCCGTCAGCCGACGCTACCGCGCCACCGTTAGACAGCCGTTACCGCGCAGGCAATCCGTGTAA
- a CDS encoding UDP-glucose dehydrogenase family protein codes for MRITVIGTGYLGATHAACMAELGYEVLGLDIDPARVASLSEGLLPFHEPGLPELLRKHVKSGRLRFTTSYQEVGAWGDVHFIGVGTPQRAGAGAADMSFVDAATTSLARNITKDALIVGKSTVPVGTTRRLKSLVRENKRPGVRVNLAWNPEFLREGFAVVDTLAPDRLVIGVDSPEDEKILRQVYAAAVAGGVPLISTDFETAELVKVAANAFLATKISFINAFSEVTEVIGGDIRTLADAIGLDARIGRRFLNAGIGFGGGCLPKDIRALQARAAELGADRSMRFLDEMDGINLRRRERVVDLARVMVGSLSQTRIAVLGVAFKPNSDDVRDSPALDIADRLADEGAQICIYDPAGNLNASRRSPQHNYVLSTEDAVKNADLILLLTEWDEFKALTPEGLSAQTGARKIIDGRNVLQAKAWEDSGWSVASPGRRFEANHLTNMPPSEQLQLSSGPAA; via the coding sequence ATGCGTATTACCGTCATAGGAACCGGCTACTTAGGTGCTACCCATGCAGCTTGCATGGCTGAACTCGGCTACGAGGTGCTTGGCCTTGATATCGACCCCGCGAGGGTGGCGTCGCTGTCAGAGGGGCTGCTGCCTTTTCACGAGCCCGGCCTGCCCGAGCTCCTCCGCAAACACGTGAAGAGCGGACGTCTCCGGTTCACCACCTCGTACCAGGAAGTGGGGGCTTGGGGAGATGTGCACTTCATTGGTGTGGGAACCCCCCAGCGCGCCGGTGCAGGCGCCGCGGACATGTCATTCGTGGATGCGGCCACCACGTCCCTCGCGCGGAACATCACCAAAGATGCCCTCATTGTGGGAAAGTCGACCGTTCCTGTGGGAACCACGAGGCGCCTGAAGTCCCTCGTTCGTGAGAACAAGCGCCCCGGGGTCAGAGTGAACCTTGCCTGGAACCCTGAGTTCCTGAGGGAGGGATTCGCCGTAGTGGACACCCTGGCCCCTGATCGCCTCGTCATCGGCGTCGATTCGCCTGAAGACGAGAAAATCCTGCGACAGGTGTATGCGGCAGCCGTCGCAGGCGGCGTGCCCTTGATCAGCACCGATTTTGAGACTGCAGAACTGGTCAAGGTCGCCGCAAATGCATTCCTCGCTACAAAAATTTCCTTCATCAATGCCTTTTCCGAAGTAACCGAGGTTATTGGCGGAGATATCCGCACGCTCGCAGATGCCATCGGCCTCGACGCACGAATAGGGCGTCGCTTCCTCAACGCAGGCATCGGCTTCGGTGGTGGGTGCCTGCCCAAGGATATACGTGCCCTTCAAGCACGTGCGGCTGAGCTCGGCGCGGATCGAAGCATGCGGTTCCTCGATGAGATGGACGGGATCAATCTGAGGCGCCGGGAGCGTGTTGTTGACCTGGCTCGCGTGATGGTTGGTTCGCTGTCCCAAACCAGGATCGCCGTCCTTGGCGTTGCCTTCAAGCCCAACAGCGACGACGTCCGCGACTCACCGGCGTTGGACATCGCCGACAGATTGGCTGACGAAGGTGCGCAGATTTGTATCTATGACCCTGCAGGAAACCTCAACGCCTCACGGCGCTCGCCGCAACATAACTACGTGCTTTCCACTGAGGATGCCGTCAAAAACGCAGACCTCATCCTCCTTCTCACTGAGTGGGACGAGTTCAAAGCCCTCACCCCGGAGGGACTTTCTGCGCAAACGGGAGCCCGGAAGATCATTGACGGACGGAACGTACTCCAGGCGAAAGCATGGGAAGACTCTGGTTGGTCCGTTGCGTCACCCGGTCGGCGCTTCGAAGCGAATCACCTGACTAACATGCCTCCCAGTGAGCAACTTCAGTTGAGTTCCGGCCCAGCCGCTTAG